The Arachis ipaensis cultivar K30076 chromosome B07, Araip1.1, whole genome shotgun sequence genomic interval CTTCCAATTACAAAACCTTGCTTTTGAGGAAACCACTTTGAAGCATCGTCCTTCCAAAAAAACTTCATTGAAAATTCAGTATAAGTTAGACTTCGAGCATAAGGATATGACATGTTCGCCGCCACCCATCCCAGAAACATGGACTTATGAGATACTGCTTTTTCGATGATATCATTTACATTAGAAGTTTCACTATAAACGACAAGTTTCTCATCCTCCAAATAGAATGGAAGTCTAATCACAAATggttctttctcttggatttcgtATCCAAATAAACGACAGACTACCTCACATGCCGAAGTGTACCTACAATCGTAGTAATTTCTAATTTTGTCAACAACTTGTGTGGCTTCTGACGAATCACCAGCATTGTATAGGGTAGCTGTTATGCAATCATTGCCCTTGTGTACATACTTAAGATACTTAATAGAATTTGTTTGGCATGTGTATCTCACATTTATGTGGCACcagaacttgagcaaaaattttgGATTATATAGAATAATAAACTTATTGTCTAGTAcacattctcttttcttcaatgtTCGACCATTATCAGTACGCCTATATTTGAAAAATCCGACTTCATCAATGAGTGTTTGCTGCCTAAACTCTTTGGGATAAAACTTTGAACATGatccattcttcatgcaagttgaATTCTTGTTGTACGGACCACATGGACCATGTACCATGTAATTTTGAACAGCTCCATGTAGATTTGGCCTTTTATTTTCATCAGGAATCTCAGCCATTATATGTTTGTCTATGTCATCTGGTGTTTGTGGCTTGAACTCGTTAATCATGAATAAAATGATATGTGCATGCGGAAGCCCTCTCTTTTAAAACTCTATAGTGCAAACATCTGAAAATTGAAAAAAACAAATGAGTAAAACATTACAACATAAGATTTTAATAATGTGTTGCATAAACACAGACTTACATCCCAAAATTTTACCAAAGATTTTTCTATCATTTAGGTCATCAATCAAACCATCAAGCTTGATTTTGAAAACTGACACAATATATCAGGGCAGTCTTCTGCCTTCAATCCAATGGAAGTCACTTCTCTTTTTATCTCATCCCATTCAAGGTTAGAGGTTATAGTGATAAAATAGTTAGGATATCCTAGaagtgttcatggatcggatctgATCCGCATATCCACGATATTTATtcgaatccgatccgaaaattgcggatatggatccgatccaCATACTTataggatcggattgcggattttatgtaggaatattattatttaagaaaagtatgtttaatattattttaagagtaaatatatttaaaaaatagaaaaaaagaattttattaatattttttaataaaaataagtttttaaaaatatttttgtattttgcggATATATCTGATATTCAatctgatccgatccgcaaatatacggatcggatcggatccaagctTAAAAATTGCAGATATTGGATCCTATCCGATGATTTTAGTTCAGATCGGATTGAAATTTTGGTcatatctgatccgatccgatccgcgtgcACCCCTAGGATATCCTGCATATATGCAAATTGCAAATGCATCTTTGCAATTATTCATCATGTACCTAGGTCCATCGGTAAAAGTACTGGGAATAATGATTCTTTTGCCAAGCCTTGCAGCTTTACATCCCTATTTATTAGACTTTTATGCAGACATTTGTATTTATCAACCCTCAACTGTGGTTGTTTAAACCTAAAAGATTTTAACCTCTCTGATTTCACCATTGTGTAGGCATCCATAAGAAACTATTAGAATAATCTTTTTTATCTCAGAATTAACGGAAATTCACCCGTCCTTTTCTATAGGCGAAACAAAGAATTGTCGCAAATtgattgttttgtttttctttgtaggCCTAGCAGAGATAGAATTTGATGTTGCAATACCCAACCGAAACCTATCCTCCCCATACAGAAACAATAATGGATATTGCAAAGCTAAATAAGATGGGTGAAAAACATCAATCCGTTGGAGCTTTCTAGTTTGACTCTATAATAATATCTCTATCTTTGTTTAGCTGTTCGACATCGCCAACAATCAATGCAGCCACTTCAGATGcagatggcaagttgtatgtctTATCATCTGTAGTCTTTTTACTAATTAACTTAAGTTTTATGTTTGTGCAATTTTCCTGTTAGTACTTATCTCTTGAATAGTAAAAACTCTTTGCCAAACTGTTATATTTGTCTagcatattattttaatattgtcACAATTTTCCTCTCTCGCTCATTTACAGCTTCATTGGAACTGTGaaaaaaaacacaataaaataTATGTTATTCTCTCTCATagataaaaaaataactaaaatatttgattggttgcataaAAATTATCGAAGTGTGCCTATCCGATtatcaatttcattttctgtgTCATAGATATATATAGCTGGACAAATGTTGGTCGTAGACTATCCAGTGGAAGTAGACTACCAATGCTATGGTAGTTTTGACACCCAAGCTTAAAAATTGGAGGAGCAGTCCCATTATTCACCCCACGGTCAATTTTTTCGGCTATTGATGTAAAACAAAATATTGAATTAAAtgcttttatatttttcaaaaaattaatactTCTTTGATCTCCTTCAATATGAAGCTGAATGTGCTCATCATCAGGAGGCACAGAAAGTAAAGGAAGTTCAATCTTTCCTTCCATACAACATAATGAAAACTTTGGTTACATTGACTATTTGGATTTGGCAAGCCTTTCATCAGACCACATCCATACTTTACAATGTTAACATTGATAAAAAAAAGATCTCCTATATCCTACAAACCTGCTGAATGAACTCTCTTTAGATACTCAGTTATCATATTGATGCAATTTAGTCTATGATGTACACAAAGATGCAAATAAACATGCATAAAGATAAAATTTGTACATAACGTCTAAAGTTTCTGAAGAAGGTATAGAATAATCTTCTAAATCCACATTCAACATTGAATTATCATAAGCATTAACAACTATAATCAATAGAAATTATAAAAAGTAAACACATATATGTTGATGTATTACTAATAATTCATATCTCTTGCAAGCTACTAACTTAAATTCTTGATATAATGGAAAACTACCTTCGTAATCAACAAAAGGATCAACATTTTGGCCACTTTGTGTGTCACTGCTTGGTGGGTGCACCTTAACAGTCGATAAGTGTATATCTTCATAAAGTTGTGCCAAATTAATAGCCACCGAAGTAACAACAAAGGAAGATTATATTTTTTGCTTCCCATTTATATTAGAATTTCTTGACAAAAAGTTCAATTTTATTCAATTAAAAGTTAGACactatagaaaagaaaagaatttaaTAATGATTACCATCTTTTCTAAATTACATTCCTGTTAGGCACGATCTTTAGGAATCGCAGTGTGACGGAAGCTAATTTTGCGAAACGACTTGCGTTAGATTATTGGTGGGTCCTTGTACATTAGAATATGCTAGAATTGTAATAAATCTATGTTATATAAATAATTCCCGATGAAGCatactttttttaaatattggTGCATGAATCATTTGGTAATCATTAATTATACGTACTATTTGTTAAGACAGACAGTGGAGTTCTTGTCATTGAGGGACTCATTGGTAGAGTTAAGAATTATTTAGATCTTATCTCTGATGGAAAAGGCCTTACATAAGTAGGAGTAATATTTTCCTGTCCAATTCCATGCGACGTATAGTGTACACCATACAAAGAGAGTTGCTTTCCTATAAATGAGTAATgagaaatatataaaaaaattttgtcgTTAAACTGATATTTCAAATATTAGATAAATATGAGttaattacaattaaaaaaaatgtcaCTTTTATCTCCACCTGATTGTAAACTAAAAATA includes:
- the LOC110265082 gene encoding uncharacterized protein LOC110265082 is translated as MINEFKPQTPDDIDKHIMAEIPDENKRPNLHGAVQNYMVHGPCGPYNKNSTCMKNGSCSKFYPKEFRQQTLIDEVGFFKYRRTDNGRTLKKRECVLDNKFIILYNPKFLLKFWCHINVRYTCQTNSIKYLKYVHKGNDCITATLYNAGDSSEATQVVDKIRNYYDCRYTSACEVVCRLFGYEIQEKEPFVIRLPFYLEDEKLVVYSETSNVNDIIEKAVSHKSMFLGWVAANMSYPYARSLTYTEFSMKFFWKDDASKWFPQKQGFVIGRLTHVPADQNMSEIDIGMNSQMIFFVSIKNRDEYKELTMSDDEIKQLCLMDIDKILHSYSKTLKDYPPMPLATEVDSSLLTKKVIKEEINFNKDELKKNVSDMLAIAIPE